From the genome of Erythrobacter litoralis, one region includes:
- the tgt gene encoding tRNA guanosine(34) transglycosylase Tgt — MTAPRFKFTLHATDGKARTGTIAMQRGEIRTPAFMPVGTAATVKAMKPETVRSTGADIILGNTYHLMLRPGAERVARLGGLHHFMNWERPILTDSGGYQVMSLSDLRKLSEEGVEFRSHLDGSKHMLTPERSMEIQRLLGSDIVMAFDECPRADRPRDEIAESMELSMRWAKRSREGFDSGEDHAARAALFGIQQGALDEDLRRVSAQKLTDIGFDGYAVGGLAVGEGQEAMFGVLDYAPGQLPHDRPRYLMGVGKPDDLVGAVERGIDMFDCVLPTRSGRNGQAFTWDGPLNLRNARHAEDTGPLDERCTCPTCANYSRAYLHHLHKSGEILGAMLVTEHNLAFYQQLMQAMRAAIEEARFAAFASDFRRDYCKA, encoded by the coding sequence ATGACCGCTCCCCGTTTCAAGTTTACCCTCCATGCGACCGACGGAAAGGCACGCACCGGCACGATCGCCATGCAGCGCGGCGAGATCCGCACGCCCGCCTTCATGCCGGTCGGCACGGCGGCGACGGTAAAGGCGATGAAGCCCGAGACCGTGCGCTCGACCGGTGCCGACATCATCCTTGGCAACACCTATCACCTGATGCTGCGCCCCGGCGCGGAGCGGGTCGCGCGGCTTGGCGGTCTTCATCATTTCATGAACTGGGAGCGCCCGATCCTGACCGACAGCGGCGGGTACCAGGTGATGAGCCTTTCGGACCTCAGGAAGCTGAGCGAGGAAGGGGTCGAATTCCGCAGCCATCTCGACGGGTCGAAGCACATGCTCACCCCCGAACGCTCGATGGAGATCCAGCGCCTGCTCGGCTCGGACATCGTCATGGCCTTCGACGAATGCCCGCGCGCGGATCGTCCCCGCGACGAAATCGCCGAAAGCATGGAGCTGTCGATGCGCTGGGCGAAGCGCAGTCGCGAAGGCTTCGATTCGGGCGAAGACCATGCCGCGCGCGCCGCCCTGTTCGGAATCCAGCAGGGCGCGCTCGATGAAGACCTGCGGCGCGTTTCAGCGCAAAAGCTGACGGATATCGGTTTTGACGGATATGCAGTCGGCGGGCTTGCCGTGGGCGAGGGGCAGGAGGCGATGTTCGGCGTGCTCGACTATGCGCCAGGCCAGTTGCCGCACGATCGTCCGCGCTACCTGATGGGCGTGGGCAAGCCCGATGACCTGGTCGGCGCGGTCGAGCGCGGGATCGACATGTTCGACTGCGTGCTGCCCACCCGATCCGGCCGCAACGGCCAGGCGTTCACCTGGGACGGGCCGCTGAACCTGCGCAATGCCCGCCATGCCGAGGATACAGGTCCGCTGGACGAGCGCTGCACCTGTCCGACCTGCGCGAACTACAGCCGCGCCTATCTCCACCACCTCCACAAATCGGGCGAAATCCTGGGGGCGATGCTGGTCACCGAGCACAATCTCGCCTTCTACCAGCAGCTGATGCAGGCCATGCGCGCGGCGATTGAAGAGGCCCGTTTCGCCGCTTTCGCGAGCGATTTCCGGCGGGATTACTGCAAGGCCTAG
- the queA gene encoding tRNA preQ1(34) S-adenosylmethionine ribosyltransferase-isomerase QueA codes for MRVDLFDFELPPELIALRPVRPRDAARMLLVRGTDPSAPIEDRGVRDLPDLLNPGDVLVFNDTRVIPAQLEGRRRDGEAKVGATLHKRIDLRRWQAFLRNAKRVKEGDALVFGGGVTAIAEERHGDGSMTLLFEGEEPVEVLLDRAGTMPLPPYIASKRAIDEADREDYQTMFAAKDGAVAAPTASLHFTQRLVDALDERGILRETLTLHVGAGTFLPVKAEDTEDHRMHAEFGIIRTEVADRLNAVRAAGNRIVAVGTTSLRLLESAAQPDRTIAPFEGDTDIFITPGYAFNAVDGLMTNFHLPKSTLMMLVSALMTRERMMAAYAHAIANRYRFYSYGDSSLLLPGG; via the coding sequence ATGCGTGTCGACCTCTTCGATTTCGAATTGCCGCCCGAACTGATCGCGCTGCGCCCGGTGCGCCCGCGCGATGCGGCGCGGATGCTGCTTGTGCGAGGGACGGACCCTTCCGCCCCGATCGAGGACAGGGGCGTGCGCGATCTGCCGGACCTGCTGAACCCGGGCGACGTGCTCGTCTTCAACGACACCCGCGTCATTCCCGCCCAGCTCGAAGGGCGCCGCAGGGACGGCGAGGCGAAAGTCGGCGCGACGCTCCACAAGCGGATCGACCTTCGCCGCTGGCAGGCTTTCCTGCGCAATGCGAAGCGGGTGAAGGAAGGCGACGCGCTGGTTTTCGGCGGCGGCGTCACCGCCATCGCCGAGGAGCGGCACGGCGACGGCTCGATGACGCTGTTATTCGAGGGCGAGGAGCCGGTCGAAGTGCTGCTGGACCGGGCCGGCACCATGCCGCTGCCCCCCTACATCGCCAGCAAGCGTGCAATCGACGAAGCGGACCGCGAGGATTACCAGACCATGTTCGCGGCGAAGGACGGCGCGGTCGCAGCGCCCACCGCTTCGCTTCATTTTACTCAAAGGCTGGTCGATGCGCTCGATGAGCGGGGGATCCTTCGCGAAACGCTCACCCTGCATGTCGGGGCGGGGACCTTCCTGCCGGTCAAGGCAGAGGACACCGAGGATCACCGGATGCACGCCGAATTCGGGATCATCCGAACCGAAGTGGCCGACCGGCTCAACGCCGTGCGTGCGGCAGGCAATCGGATCGTCGCGGTCGGCACGACCTCGCTGCGCCTGCTCGAAAGCGCCGCGCAGCCCGACCGCACCATCGCCCCGTTCGAAGGCGACACCGACATCTTCATAACGCCGGGCTACGCCTTCAACGCGGTCGATGGCCTCATGACCAATTTCCACCTGCCCAAATCGACGCTGATGATGCTGGTGAGCGCGCTGATGACGCGCGAGCGGATGATGGCTGCCTATGCCCACGCGATCGCGAACCGATACCGCTTCTATTCCTACGGCGATTCCTCTCTGCTTCTGCCCGGAGGGTGA
- a CDS encoding ABC transporter ATP-binding protein — MSDTILKIENLSKVYSGGVRALDNVDLEIKRGEIFALLGPNGAGKTTLIGAVCGLVRPTSGTITAFGHDMVSDWRAARRRIGLVPQELSTDMFEQVQHAVAYSRGLFGRSPDKARIDEILRSLSLHEKRAVQIRALSGGMKRRVLIAKALAHEPELLFLDEPTAGVDVELRKGMWEQIAALREQGVTIILTTHYIEEAEEMADRVGIISGGRILMVEDKAAIMERLGTTEAVIALATPLDSLPEGLGRFPLELRAGANGAASELVYRGGDGKGRGRAEIAELTKALVALGIDYVGIDIHDSSLEDIFVSLVGEQGNGA, encoded by the coding sequence GTGAGCGACACCATCCTGAAAATCGAGAATCTGTCCAAGGTCTACAGCGGCGGCGTGCGCGCCCTCGACAATGTCGACCTTGAGATCAAACGCGGCGAAATCTTCGCCCTGCTGGGACCGAACGGGGCGGGCAAGACGACCCTGATCGGCGCGGTTTGCGGGCTGGTCCGGCCTACCTCGGGCACGATCACCGCCTTCGGGCACGACATGGTTTCCGACTGGCGCGCGGCGCGGCGACGGATCGGGCTCGTCCCGCAGGAATTGTCGACCGACATGTTCGAACAGGTCCAGCATGCAGTCGCCTATTCGCGCGGGCTGTTCGGCCGCTCGCCCGACAAGGCGCGGATCGACGAGATCCTCAGATCGCTCAGCCTCCATGAAAAACGCGCGGTCCAGATCCGCGCGCTTTCGGGCGGGATGAAGCGCCGGGTGCTGATCGCCAAGGCTCTCGCCCACGAACCCGAATTGCTGTTCCTCGATGAACCGACCGCGGGCGTCGATGTCGAATTGCGCAAGGGGATGTGGGAACAGATCGCGGCGCTGCGCGAACAGGGCGTGACGATCATCCTGACGACGCATTACATCGAGGAGGCCGAGGAAATGGCCGACCGCGTCGGCATCATCAGCGGCGGGCGCATCCTGATGGTCGAGGACAAGGCGGCGATCATGGAGCGGCTCGGCACGACCGAAGCCGTGATCGCGCTCGCAACGCCGCTCGATTCGCTGCCCGAGGGGCTGGGGCGCTTCCCGCTCGAATTGCGTGCAGGCGCAAACGGGGCAGCCAGCGAACTCGTCTATCGCGGCGGCGACGGCAAGGGCCGCGGCCGGGCGGAGATCGCCGAGCTGACAAAGGCGCTGGTTGCGCTTGGCATCGACTATGTCGGCATCGACATCCACGACAGCTCGCTCGAGGACATCTTCGTCTCGCTTGTCGGCGAACAGGGGAACGGCGCATGA
- a CDS encoding ABC transporter permease, with product MTFGFNARGAWSIYRRELMRAFRTAFQSILSPVLTTSLYFIVFGTVIGGRMEPVDGVAYGAFIIPGLLMLTLLGETTSNSSFGIYMPRFTGTIYELLSAPVGVAETLIGFVGAAATKGLILAGIILLTATFFVDYTIAHPFWAVGFIVLVIASFSLFGFILGIWADSFEKLGIIPLLILTPLTFLGGTFYSIDDLPAPWDSLALINPIAFLVSGLRWTFYGTSDVAIGVSLGLTLAFLAACVAVIAVIFRTGWRLRE from the coding sequence ATGACTTTCGGATTCAATGCGCGCGGGGCGTGGTCGATCTATCGCCGCGAACTGATGCGTGCCTTTCGCACTGCCTTCCAGTCGATCCTGTCGCCGGTGCTGACCACCTCGCTCTATTTCATCGTGTTCGGCACGGTCATCGGCGGGCGGATGGAGCCGGTCGACGGGGTGGCCTATGGCGCCTTCATCATTCCGGGCCTGCTGATGCTGACCCTGCTGGGCGAGACGACGAGCAATTCGTCATTCGGCATCTACATGCCGCGCTTTACCGGCACGATCTACGAATTGCTTTCCGCGCCCGTGGGCGTTGCCGAAACGCTGATCGGGTTCGTCGGGGCGGCGGCGACGAAGGGCCTGATCCTTGCAGGCATCATCCTGCTGACGGCGACCTTCTTCGTCGATTACACCATCGCCCATCCGTTCTGGGCGGTGGGCTTCATCGTGCTCGTCATCGCGAGCTTTTCGCTGTTCGGGTTCATCCTCGGCATCTGGGCGGACAGTTTCGAGAAGCTGGGGATCATCCCGCTGCTCATCCTCACCCCGCTGACCTTTCTGGGCGGGACTTTCTATTCCATCGACGACCTGCCCGCGCCGTGGGATTCGCTCGCACTGATCAATCCGATCGCCTTTCTCGTCAGCGGGCTGCGCTGGACGTTCTACGGCACGTCCGATGTCGCGATCGGGGTTTCGCTTGGCCTTACGCTCGCATTTCTGGCGGCGTGCGTCGCGGTGATCGCGGTGATCTTCCGCACCGGGTGGCGCCTGCGCGAATGA
- a CDS encoding alpha/beta hydrolase family protein, with protein sequence MKSLVKGLSGLLAGAALCALAVPTSAQGAPTAPAGAKDDLDKTAERFGIRASVLDISLSPSGRKLAWIATGPNHTEVLRVYDLDSDAGIQTIAGNSEIIADLARCEWATEVRIVCQVHGMAKTGDGLLLPFTRMFAIDEDGSEIDQLTERQDWSAIGFNQDGGNIVALDVAGEPGQILMTREWIKEVEINTRLANDKEGLGVDRIDVESGKRKVEEQPDDGAVSYLADENGAVRFKTRGLFDGRGYDTGERVHMVRRKGESSWETLEGVTLGGAAVPGFSPVAVDGERDVLFAYVSINGYRALIEIPLSGAPQAKILAARDDVDVDGLIRIGRQRRVVGVSYATEKRDVEYFDEELAEFAAALAKALPNQPLIDIAGASADESRLLVIASSDTDPGTIYLYDKASRQLEELLALREFLVGVQMGRMQPVTFPAADGTEIPGYLTLPAGSDGKGLPAIVLPHGGPAARDYWGFDWLVQFFTARGYGVLQPNYRGSAGYGEAWFGRNGYQAWDVAIGDVNDAGRWLVEQGIADPERLAIVGWSYGGYAALQSQVVDPDLFRAVVAIAPVTDLEFLRDEARRYTGFRARDDQLGNGPHIAAGSPQRHADRFKAPVALFHGTLDGNVSVRHSRAMADALRDLGKPVSYTEFEDLEHSIDDSRARAEMLTEIDRFLSGAFAG encoded by the coding sequence ATGAAATCTCTGGTCAAAGGCCTCTCCGGCCTTCTCGCCGGCGCGGCGCTTTGCGCGCTCGCCGTTCCCACATCCGCGCAAGGCGCGCCGACAGCCCCTGCGGGCGCGAAGGACGACCTCGACAAGACCGCCGAACGCTTCGGCATCCGGGCCTCGGTGCTCGACATCAGCCTTTCGCCCTCGGGCCGCAAGCTCGCGTGGATCGCAACGGGGCCGAACCACACCGAGGTGCTGCGCGTCTACGACCTCGACAGCGATGCCGGCATCCAGACCATCGCTGGCAATTCCGAGATCATCGCCGACCTTGCGCGCTGCGAATGGGCGACCGAGGTTCGCATCGTTTGCCAGGTCCACGGCATGGCCAAGACCGGCGACGGTCTGCTGCTGCCCTTCACTCGGATGTTCGCGATCGACGAAGACGGGTCCGAAATCGACCAACTGACCGAGCGACAGGACTGGAGCGCAATCGGCTTCAATCAGGATGGCGGCAACATCGTCGCGCTCGACGTGGCGGGTGAGCCGGGCCAGATCCTGATGACCCGCGAATGGATCAAGGAGGTGGAAATCAACACCCGCCTCGCCAACGACAAGGAAGGGCTTGGCGTCGACCGGATCGACGTCGAAAGCGGCAAGCGCAAGGTCGAGGAACAGCCCGACGACGGCGCAGTGTCCTACCTCGCGGACGAGAACGGCGCGGTCCGGTTCAAGACGCGCGGCCTGTTCGACGGGCGCGGATATGACACGGGCGAGCGGGTCCACATGGTCCGCCGCAAGGGCGAGTCGAGCTGGGAGACGCTCGAGGGCGTGACGCTTGGCGGGGCGGCGGTTCCCGGCTTTTCGCCGGTCGCTGTCGACGGGGAGCGCGACGTGCTGTTCGCCTATGTCTCAATCAACGGCTATCGCGCGCTGATCGAGATCCCGCTTTCCGGCGCCCCGCAAGCGAAAATCCTTGCCGCGCGCGACGATGTCGATGTCGACGGGCTCATCCGCATCGGCCGCCAGCGCCGCGTTGTCGGCGTGAGCTATGCGACCGAAAAGCGCGACGTCGAATATTTCGACGAGGAACTCGCCGAATTCGCCGCCGCGCTCGCCAAGGCGCTGCCGAACCAGCCGCTGATCGACATCGCCGGGGCAAGCGCGGATGAAAGCCGCCTGCTCGTCATCGCGTCCTCCGACACCGACCCGGGAACGATCTACCTCTACGACAAGGCCAGCCGCCAGCTCGAGGAGCTTCTCGCGCTGCGCGAATTCCTCGTCGGCGTGCAGATGGGGCGGATGCAGCCCGTGACTTTCCCCGCCGCCGACGGGACCGAAATCCCGGGCTACCTCACCCTGCCGGCGGGTTCGGATGGCAAGGGCCTGCCCGCCATCGTCCTACCCCACGGCGGCCCGGCGGCGCGCGATTACTGGGGGTTCGACTGGCTGGTGCAGTTCTTCACCGCGCGCGGCTATGGGGTGCTCCAGCCCAATTATCGCGGCTCTGCCGGTTATGGCGAGGCATGGTTCGGCCGCAACGGCTACCAGGCGTGGGACGTGGCGATCGGAGACGTCAACGACGCCGGGCGCTGGTTGGTCGAACAGGGCATCGCCGATCCTGAACGGCTCGCGATCGTGGGCTGGTCCTATGGCGGCTATGCAGCGTTGCAATCGCAGGTGGTCGATCCCGATCTCTTCAGGGCGGTCGTGGCGATCGCTCCGGTCACCGATCTCGAGTTCCTGCGCGACGAGGCGCGGCGCTACACCGGCTTTCGCGCGCGCGACGATCAGCTCGGCAACGGCCCGCACATCGCCGCCGGGAGCCCGCAGCGCCACGCCGACCGCTTCAAGGCGCCGGTCGCGCTGTTCCACGGCACGCTCGACGGCAATGTCTCGGTGCGCCATTCGCGGGCCATGGCGGACGCGCTCAGGGACTTGGGCAAGCCCGTCTCCTATACCGAGTTCGAGGATCTTGAGCACAGCATCGACGACAGCAGGGCGCGGGCCGAGATGCTGACCGAGATCGACCGCTTCCTCTCCGGCGCGTTCGCCGGGTGA